Proteins co-encoded in one Bremerella sp. TYQ1 genomic window:
- a CDS encoding nicotinate phosphoribosyltransferase produces MLSKLYRPPLALLTDLYQLTMAYGYWKLGRADQHAVFHLFFRKPPFGGGYAIAAGLEQAVEYLESFRFDSSDAEYLAELTGNDDQPLFEPDFLDALTSLKLTVDVDAMPEGTVAFGQEPMLRVRGPIMQCQLLETPLLNMINFQTLIATKASRIRAAAGNDPVLEFGLRRAQGIDGAISASRAAYIGGASATSNVLAGKLYGIPVKGTHAHSWVMSFDTEMEAFEKYAEVMPNNCVFLADTYDTLDGVRQACEVGKRLRQRGHEMVGIRLDSGDLAYLSIEARKILDEAGFPQATIVASNDLNENIMESLKNQGAQIAVWGVGTKLATAYDQPALGGVYKLAAMQRPDGTWEPKVKLSEQAIKTSIPGMLQVRRYRTERGMIGDMVFDENRGVDPRAVIVDSKDTTRRKRLAHEADAVDLLQPILREGKRTAEKESLETIRERALLQIAEVHPTIRRFMNPHEYPVGLDIGLHELRDQMIHEMRGSQLTD; encoded by the coding sequence ATGCTCAGTAAGCTTTATCGGCCCCCGTTGGCCCTGTTAACCGATCTTTATCAGCTGACCATGGCGTATGGCTATTGGAAGCTGGGACGTGCCGACCAGCACGCGGTGTTTCATCTCTTCTTCCGCAAGCCTCCCTTTGGTGGTGGCTATGCCATTGCCGCGGGGCTGGAGCAAGCGGTGGAATACCTCGAGTCGTTCCGTTTCGATTCGTCCGATGCGGAGTATCTCGCCGAGTTGACCGGCAACGATGATCAACCGCTGTTCGAGCCTGACTTTCTCGACGCGTTAACGTCGCTCAAGCTGACCGTCGATGTCGACGCGATGCCGGAAGGAACCGTGGCGTTTGGTCAAGAGCCTATGCTTCGTGTGCGAGGGCCGATCATGCAGTGCCAGCTGCTGGAAACGCCGCTGTTGAACATGATCAACTTTCAGACGTTGATTGCTACGAAAGCATCGCGAATCCGCGCGGCGGCGGGGAACGATCCGGTCTTAGAGTTCGGTTTGCGTCGGGCTCAAGGAATCGACGGGGCGATCTCGGCAAGTCGCGCCGCCTACATCGGCGGCGCGTCGGCTACCTCGAACGTTCTCGCGGGCAAACTGTATGGCATTCCGGTCAAAGGAACCCACGCCCACAGCTGGGTCATGTCGTTCGATACGGAAATGGAAGCGTTTGAAAAATACGCGGAGGTGATGCCGAACAACTGTGTCTTCCTGGCCGACACCTACGATACCCTCGACGGGGTGCGGCAAGCGTGCGAAGTCGGCAAGAGGCTCCGGCAGCGAGGACACGAGATGGTTGGCATCCGGCTCGACTCAGGCGACCTGGCTTACCTTAGCATCGAGGCGCGAAAGATCCTGGACGAAGCAGGTTTTCCGCAGGCCACCATCGTGGCGTCGAACGACTTGAACGAGAACATTATGGAAAGCCTTAAAAACCAAGGGGCTCAAATCGCCGTGTGGGGTGTCGGTACGAAACTGGCCACCGCCTACGATCAGCCAGCACTCGGAGGCGTTTATAAACTAGCCGCCATGCAGCGACCCGACGGAACATGGGAGCCCAAGGTCAAGCTTTCGGAGCAAGCGATCAAAACGTCGATACCCGGCATGCTGCAAGTGCGTCGTTATCGCACCGAGCGAGGCATGATCGGCGACATGGTGTTCGACGAAAACCGTGGCGTCGATCCGCGGGCGGTGATTGTTGACTCGAAAGATACGACCCGGCGAAAGCGTTTGGCCCACGAAGCGGACGCCGTCGATCTGTTGCAACCGATTCTTCGTGAGGGGAAACGAACCGCGGAAAAGGAATCGCTCGAAACGATTCGTGAGCGAGCACTGCTTCAGATCGCCGAAGTCCACCCGACGATTCGCCGATTTATGAACCCGCACGAATACCCCGTCGGGCTCGATATTGGTCTGCACGAACTGCGTGACCAGATGATTCACGAAATGCGAGGGTCGCAGTTGACCGACTGA
- a CDS encoding FAD-binding and (Fe-S)-binding domain-containing protein, with amino-acid sequence MRRLYATDASAYQQMPLAVAIPETKEDIRQLILFANEHEVGLIPRTAGTSLAGQVVGSGIVVDVSRHFTQILEIDAEQRTVWVEPGVIRNELNLAVKPHGMLFGPETSTQNRAMIGGMVGNNSCGSNSIKYGSTREHLLEIEGFLADGSEVTFGELTAEQFAAKCDGPDTLETAIYRQIREMLSDADNRAEIEREFPKSSIPRRNTGYAIDLLMDAEVFGGGSEKKFNFCKLVAGSEGTLFFATKIKLNCLPLPPPVSGLLCAHFKTVDASLRATQIAVQHDCYACELIDHFILECTERSIEHRANRFFVQGKPGAIIVVDIRGETEQEVQAVCDQITAEMQAEGLGYAYPVLFGEDTERIWDLRKAGLGLLGNMPGDAKPAPVVEDTCVDVDDLPEYIAEFNRRLKERFGLECVHYAHAGSGEIHLRPVINMKTPEGNQQFRDVAQTIADLVKEYRGSLSGEHGDGRLRGEFLRQMIGEKNYELVCRVKKAWDPKGIFNPNKIVDTPPMNSSLRYTPGQKPRQPETLFDFSSNFGILGAAEMCNGSGDCRKTHLAGGTMCPSYMATRNEKHTTRARANTLRQVITESDEANPFISEDLYEVMDLCLSCKGCKKECPSTVDMAKLKAESQQHYYDAHGVPRHAKLIADFVSKQKLAAKLPWLWNFLFGTPAIRKVMNRLTGFHPERTIPLLPKQTLAAWHAKHKPHPNAGSVGRVLFFNDEFTNFHDPHIGIAAIQLLEQLGYEVTLPQLEESGRTWLSKGLLREAKTRIDANLRVLKDAMRDGIRMVGVEPSTILTFRDETLELADRSLRPVAHEIASRCLMLEEFLVEEKQAGRVRSDTFTDEAKTVYLHGHCFQKALAGQSASIAALGLPANYTVKTIPSGCCGMAGSFGYETEHYDVSMKIGELILFPRVRDLPDEVLIAAPGTSCRHQIHDGTARKALHPAEILWQSVRKEVENRA; translated from the coding sequence ATGCGGCGACTCTATGCGACCGATGCGTCCGCCTATCAGCAAATGCCGCTTGCGGTCGCAATTCCGGAAACGAAAGAAGACATCCGGCAGCTGATCCTGTTCGCCAACGAGCACGAAGTCGGCCTCATTCCTCGCACGGCCGGAACATCCCTGGCTGGGCAAGTGGTTGGTAGCGGGATTGTCGTCGATGTGTCGCGGCACTTCACGCAGATATTAGAGATCGATGCCGAGCAGCGCACCGTTTGGGTCGAGCCGGGCGTGATCCGCAACGAATTGAACTTGGCCGTCAAACCGCACGGGATGCTGTTCGGTCCGGAAACCTCCACGCAAAACCGAGCGATGATCGGCGGCATGGTGGGGAACAACTCGTGCGGCTCCAACTCGATCAAGTATGGCAGTACCCGGGAACACCTGCTGGAGATCGAAGGCTTCCTGGCCGATGGCTCCGAAGTGACATTCGGTGAACTGACGGCCGAGCAGTTCGCTGCAAAGTGCGACGGTCCCGACACGCTCGAGACTGCCATCTACCGTCAGATCCGCGAGATGCTTTCCGATGCGGACAACCGCGCCGAGATCGAACGCGAATTCCCTAAGTCTTCCATTCCGCGCCGCAACACCGGCTACGCGATCGATCTGTTAATGGACGCCGAGGTCTTCGGGGGTGGCAGCGAAAAGAAGTTTAACTTCTGTAAGCTGGTCGCCGGAAGCGAAGGAACGCTCTTCTTTGCCACGAAGATTAAGCTGAACTGTCTGCCACTTCCGCCTCCAGTCAGCGGGCTACTATGTGCCCACTTCAAAACGGTTGACGCATCGCTTCGCGCTACACAAATTGCCGTGCAACACGACTGCTATGCCTGTGAACTGATCGACCATTTCATTCTGGAATGCACCGAGCGAAGTATCGAGCACCGCGCCAATCGTTTCTTCGTGCAAGGAAAGCCCGGCGCGATCATCGTTGTGGACATTCGCGGCGAGACCGAGCAAGAGGTCCAAGCAGTCTGCGATCAGATAACGGCTGAGATGCAAGCGGAAGGACTTGGCTATGCGTATCCTGTCTTGTTTGGTGAAGATACCGAACGAATCTGGGATCTTCGCAAAGCTGGCCTGGGACTGCTCGGCAACATGCCAGGCGACGCCAAACCGGCCCCCGTGGTGGAAGACACGTGCGTCGATGTCGATGACTTGCCAGAGTATATCGCTGAGTTCAATCGTCGCCTGAAGGAACGGTTCGGCCTCGAGTGCGTGCATTATGCCCATGCCGGGAGCGGCGAGATTCACCTGCGTCCGGTGATCAATATGAAGACGCCGGAAGGAAACCAGCAGTTTCGTGATGTGGCCCAAACCATCGCCGACTTAGTGAAAGAGTATCGAGGATCTCTCAGCGGCGAACATGGTGATGGTCGTTTACGAGGTGAATTTCTCCGGCAAATGATCGGCGAAAAGAACTACGAGCTTGTTTGCCGCGTCAAGAAAGCATGGGACCCGAAAGGGATCTTCAACCCGAACAAAATCGTCGACACTCCGCCGATGAACAGTTCGCTGCGGTACACTCCGGGGCAAAAGCCACGCCAACCAGAGACGCTGTTTGACTTCTCTTCCAACTTCGGCATCTTGGGCGCCGCCGAGATGTGCAACGGTTCCGGCGACTGCCGCAAGACCCACTTAGCCGGCGGAACGATGTGCCCCAGCTACATGGCAACGCGCAACGAAAAGCACACCACGCGGGCACGCGCGAACACGCTGCGGCAGGTCATCACCGAGTCGGACGAGGCGAATCCGTTTATTAGCGAAGACCTTTACGAGGTGATGGATCTTTGTCTTTCCTGCAAAGGCTGCAAGAAGGAATGTCCTTCAACCGTCGATATGGCAAAACTGAAAGCGGAGTCGCAGCAGCATTACTACGATGCCCATGGCGTCCCGCGCCATGCGAAGCTGATTGCAGACTTTGTAAGTAAACAAAAGCTGGCGGCCAAGTTGCCGTGGCTCTGGAACTTTCTCTTCGGTACCCCGGCCATTCGCAAAGTGATGAACCGCCTGACCGGATTTCATCCGGAGCGAACCATTCCGCTGCTTCCCAAGCAAACGCTCGCCGCATGGCATGCCAAACACAAACCGCACCCCAATGCCGGTAGTGTCGGACGCGTGTTGTTCTTCAACGACGAGTTCACCAATTTCCACGATCCCCACATCGGCATCGCGGCAATTCAACTCCTCGAGCAACTCGGCTACGAGGTGACGCTTCCCCAGCTCGAAGAGAGTGGCCGAACGTGGCTTTCCAAGGGACTGTTGCGAGAAGCGAAAACGCGGATCGATGCCAACCTTCGCGTGCTGAAAGATGCCATGCGCGATGGCATCCGAATGGTTGGAGTCGAACCGTCGACGATATTAACGTTCCGCGATGAAACGTTGGAACTTGCCGATCGATCGCTTCGGCCGGTCGCGCACGAGATCGCTTCCCGCTGCTTGATGCTGGAAGAGTTCCTTGTCGAAGAGAAGCAAGCAGGACGCGTTCGCAGCGATACGTTCACCGACGAAGCGAAGACCGTTTATCTGCACGGGCATTGCTTCCAGAAAGCACTCGCTGGGCAATCGGCCAGCATCGCGGCGCTCGGCTTACCGGCCAACTACACCGTTAAAACGATCCCGAGCGGCTGCTGCGGAATGGCTGGATCGTTTGGCTACGAAACCGAACATTACGACGTCTCGATGAAAATTGGCGAATTGATCCTTTTCCCACGTGTGAGGGATTTGCCGGACGAGGTTTTGATCGCCGCGCCAGGGACGTCTTGTCGGCATCAAATCCATGATGGAACGGCTCGCAAAGCACTCCATCCAGCCGAGATTTTGTGGCAATCGGTTCGGAAAGAAGTAGAAAATCGCGCGTAA
- a CDS encoding SUMF1/EgtB/PvdO family nonheme iron enzyme: MKLSRAASIGLLIASAGFLSAAEVDFVKDVAPILEMNCVSCHSGDEPAGDYLLTTKEDAFESGSGGAILPESPDDSMFYTMTVLPRTDEQLMPPLRSGGPLSKGQTNILKQWIEEGAKWPEDVTLKAKPKVGPKFASPDDFELVKQIHAKITAQAKKEQGEPANYKNVIPVTEVEYEMIAIPGGEFVMGSAENEPFRRSDEGPQTKVAVSPFWMGKCEVTWDEYEPFMITQVDRRKDGSRIDYDTKQHTDVDAVSQPTPPYTEMSFGMGQHGYPAISMTQHAANKYCQWLSAQTGHFYRLPTEAEWEYACRAGTETAYSFGDDVDQLTKYGWFYDNANEKYQKVGLKKANPWGLHDMHGNVMEWCADQYSPEYFEKIQDETKNPYLKPTTLYPRSARGGGWDDDPDRLRSAARRGSDPAWKQQDPQLPKSIWYHTDAQQLGFRIIRPLEVPSPEEMYFYWNSAKDVY; the protein is encoded by the coding sequence ATGAAACTGTCTCGCGCCGCGTCGATTGGTTTGTTGATTGCCTCTGCTGGGTTTCTTTCAGCGGCCGAAGTCGACTTTGTTAAAGATGTCGCTCCCATTCTGGAGATGAACTGCGTCTCTTGCCATTCGGGCGACGAGCCAGCTGGCGACTATTTGCTCACCACCAAAGAAGACGCGTTCGAGTCAGGTAGCGGTGGCGCCATTTTGCCGGAATCGCCGGACGACAGCATGTTTTACACCATGACGGTGCTGCCGCGTACGGACGAACAGCTGATGCCGCCGCTTCGATCTGGCGGGCCACTCTCCAAAGGACAAACCAACATCCTGAAGCAGTGGATCGAAGAAGGGGCCAAGTGGCCGGAAGATGTCACGCTGAAAGCCAAGCCGAAAGTCGGCCCCAAGTTCGCTTCGCCTGACGACTTTGAATTGGTCAAACAGATCCACGCCAAGATCACCGCTCAAGCAAAGAAAGAGCAGGGTGAGCCGGCCAACTATAAGAATGTCATTCCCGTCACCGAAGTCGAATACGAAATGATCGCCATCCCAGGTGGCGAATTCGTTATGGGCAGCGCCGAGAACGAACCGTTTCGTCGCTCGGATGAAGGGCCGCAAACCAAAGTGGCTGTCAGCCCGTTCTGGATGGGCAAATGCGAAGTGACTTGGGACGAGTACGAACCGTTCATGATCACCCAGGTCGATCGCCGCAAAGATGGATCGCGAATCGACTACGACACCAAGCAGCACACCGATGTCGACGCGGTCAGTCAGCCGACACCTCCTTATACCGAAATGAGTTTCGGCATGGGGCAGCATGGCTATCCGGCCATTAGCATGACGCAGCATGCGGCGAACAAGTATTGCCAGTGGCTTAGTGCTCAGACAGGACATTTCTATCGCTTGCCCACCGAAGCGGAATGGGAATATGCGTGCCGTGCTGGGACCGAAACGGCCTATTCGTTTGGCGACGATGTCGATCAGCTGACGAAGTACGGATGGTTTTACGACAATGCGAACGAAAAATATCAAAAAGTCGGGCTAAAAAAGGCAAATCCATGGGGACTGCATGATATGCACGGCAACGTCATGGAATGGTGTGCCGATCAATATTCGCCGGAGTACTTCGAGAAGATTCAGGACGAGACGAAAAACCCTTACCTGAAGCCAACAACGCTTTATCCACGATCGGCCCGCGGCGGCGGTTGGGACGATGACCCTGATCGCCTGCGTAGCGCGGCTCGCCGTGGTAGCGATCCAGCTTGGAAGCAGCAAGATCCTCAGTTGCCCAAAAGTATTTGGTATCACACCGATGCCCAACAACTCGGCTTTCGCATTATTCGCCCCTTGGAAGTACCTTCCCCCGAGGAAATGTACTTCTACTGGAACAGTGCGAAAGACGTCTACTAA
- a CDS encoding Gfo/Idh/MocA family protein, translating into MSERFEAKNNRRDFIKMAGAASALSAFAVPHVHAEEKEIDTIQVALVGCGGRGTGAAADALRVPTGRTKLVALADVFQHRLDGSYTAINRTFQEDKEKVDVPKERQFIGFEAYKQAMDALKPGDIVILATPLAFRWVHYQYAIDKGLNVFMEKPVIADGPSAKKMMALAELADQKNIKSAVGLMVRHCRGRQELHERIQNGEIGDIICMRAYRMHGPVASAFSTTKPEDKPEVLYQIERFHSFLWASGGCFSDFYIHQIDETSWMKNSWPVKASALGGRHYRGDFVDQNFDTYSVEYTYDDGSKLFFNGRTMLNCRNDMSSVVHGSKGSAIVSTSGHTPGKVRTFTGQKQSRREVAWAYPQPEQNPYQLEWNDFVDAIVKDQPYNEVYRGVEASLVTSMGRMAAHTGQEITYEQMLNCEQEFAPNVDKLTIDGPAPVMPDANGKYPIPKPGQNRDVEYLV; encoded by the coding sequence ATGAGCGAACGATTTGAAGCGAAGAACAATCGCCGCGACTTCATCAAAATGGCGGGTGCCGCTTCGGCGCTGTCGGCGTTTGCCGTGCCGCACGTGCACGCGGAAGAAAAAGAAATCGACACGATCCAAGTCGCTTTGGTCGGCTGCGGTGGTCGTGGTACCGGAGCCGCTGCCGATGCCTTGCGAGTTCCGACCGGACGCACGAAGTTGGTCGCACTCGCCGATGTCTTCCAACATCGTCTGGACGGCAGCTACACCGCCATCAATCGCACGTTCCAGGAAGACAAAGAGAAAGTCGATGTTCCTAAAGAGCGTCAGTTCATTGGCTTCGAAGCGTATAAGCAAGCGATGGATGCCCTCAAGCCTGGTGATATCGTCATTCTCGCGACGCCGCTGGCATTCCGTTGGGTTCACTATCAATACGCGATCGATAAAGGCTTGAACGTCTTTATGGAAAAGCCAGTCATCGCCGACGGCCCTAGCGCCAAGAAGATGATGGCATTGGCAGAACTCGCCGATCAAAAGAACATTAAATCGGCCGTCGGTTTGATGGTTCGTCATTGTCGCGGCCGCCAGGAACTGCACGAACGTATCCAGAACGGCGAAATCGGCGACATCATCTGCATGCGTGCCTATCGGATGCATGGCCCCGTTGCTTCGGCATTCAGCACCACGAAGCCAGAAGACAAGCCGGAAGTGCTGTACCAGATCGAACGCTTCCACAGCTTCCTGTGGGCCAGCGGTGGTTGCTTCAGCGACTTCTATATTCACCAGATCGACGAAACCTCGTGGATGAAGAACTCGTGGCCGGTCAAAGCTTCCGCTCTGGGTGGTCGCCACTATCGGGGTGACTTCGTCGATCAGAACTTCGACACCTACTCGGTTGAGTACACCTACGACGACGGCTCGAAGCTGTTCTTCAATGGTCGCACGATGCTGAACTGCCGCAACGACATGTCCAGCGTCGTGCATGGCAGCAAGGGCTCGGCTATCGTTAGCACCTCAGGCCACACGCCTGGCAAAGTGCGAACGTTCACCGGTCAAAAGCAAAGCCGACGCGAAGTCGCTTGGGCTTATCCGCAGCCGGAACAAAACCCATACCAACTGGAATGGAACGACTTTGTCGACGCGATCGTCAAGGATCAGCCATACAACGAAGTCTATCGTGGCGTGGAAGCCAGCCTGGTGACGAGCATGGGCCGAATGGCAGCTCACACCGGTCAGGAAATCACCTACGAACAAATGCTCAACTGCGAGCAAGAGTTCGCACCGAATGTTGACAAGCTGACCATCGATGGTCCGGCCCCTGTTATGCCCGATGCCAACGGCAAGTACCCAATTCCAAAACCGGGACAAAACCGCGACGTCGAATACCTCGTGTAA